One window from the genome of Puniceicoccus vermicola encodes:
- a CDS encoding transglutaminase family protein, with the protein MEDFSLKSGDRLYEVYHVTRYDYDGPVSLSLQALRITPRFRRFHQTLETEPGGNLRFLRDAFENPTYSFEYIGQTEVLSLTNRMKIIRSGANPYNFLLGPSALARPIVYNDSEKQALMGYFEPSAIQDPILKKAAQIFIPEEKETVSFLAALNQNIHTKLEYEPRDEPGIYTTEEILDRGKGSCRDFAALLQKLLQYEGLATRFVSGYLLETGDLQGAEAMHAWTEVYLPGAGWIGMDPTNGILTDDAFVPCAVAVNPDETTPIGGRYFAQTQVISSLSTELQIRCIGEGK; encoded by the coding sequence ATGGAAGACTTTTCACTAAAATCCGGAGACCGCCTCTACGAGGTCTATCACGTTACCCGTTATGACTACGACGGACCCGTTTCCCTCTCACTGCAGGCCTTGAGGATTACTCCGCGGTTTCGGCGGTTTCATCAGACCCTCGAGACGGAACCCGGCGGCAATCTCCGCTTCCTGCGGGACGCTTTCGAGAATCCAACGTATTCCTTTGAATACATCGGTCAGACAGAGGTGCTTTCGCTCACCAACCGGATGAAAATCATTCGCTCGGGGGCCAATCCCTACAACTTTCTACTCGGCCCCTCAGCCCTCGCCCGTCCTATCGTATACAACGACAGCGAGAAACAGGCCCTCATGGGCTACTTCGAGCCTAGCGCAATTCAGGATCCCATCCTCAAAAAAGCCGCTCAGATCTTCATTCCCGAGGAGAAAGAGACGGTATCCTTTCTCGCTGCCCTTAATCAGAATATACATACCAAGCTCGAATATGAGCCACGGGATGAACCGGGGATTTACACCACCGAAGAAATCCTCGACCGGGGCAAAGGCTCCTGCCGGGATTTTGCCGCCCTACTCCAGAAGCTGCTTCAGTACGAAGGACTCGCCACCCGATTTGTCAGTGGCTACCTGCTCGAAACCGGAGACCTACAAGGCGCCGAAGCCATGCACGCCTGGACGGAGGTCTACCTCCCCGGAGCCGGATGGATTGGAATGGATCCGACCAACGGAATCCTCACCGATGACGCCTTCGTGCCCTGCGCCGTCGCCGTCAATCCCGATGAAACGACCCCCATCGGCGGACGCTATTTCGCCCAGACCCAGGTAATCTCCTCCCTCAGCACCGAACTGCAAATCCGCTGCATCGGGGAAGGTAAGTAA
- a CDS encoding cob(I)yrinic acid a,c-diamide adenosyltransferase, with the protein MIKRSRVYTRAGDAGTCQLIGGSRVPKDDPRVECYGDYDEGCSFLGMLRVKLGMDHPWQERLQTLQKDLMTFMAVLASPESMRDKYVFEPEKTKELESWIDQLESELESNSKSFLLPGGCETASLCHVLRTVFRRAERRMATVHRDYPVPPAALSFGNRLSDFFFLFSRYELDRCQVPEEPWKTFH; encoded by the coding sequence ATGATAAAACGATCCCGGGTGTACACACGTGCTGGTGATGCCGGCACCTGTCAGTTGATCGGCGGTTCCCGCGTCCCCAAGGACGATCCACGCGTCGAGTGCTATGGCGATTACGATGAAGGTTGCTCGTTCCTAGGCATGCTCCGTGTGAAATTGGGAATGGATCACCCTTGGCAGGAACGGCTGCAGACCTTGCAGAAAGATCTCATGACCTTCATGGCCGTCCTCGCCAGTCCAGAGTCCATGCGGGACAAATATGTCTTCGAGCCTGAAAAAACCAAAGAGCTCGAATCATGGATCGATCAACTCGAATCCGAACTCGAGTCCAACTCCAAGAGCTTTCTCCTTCCCGGAGGTTGCGAGACCGCCTCGCTCTGTCATGTCCTCCGCACCGTCTTCCGCCGGGCGGAACGACGCATGGCCACCGTTCACCGGGACTATCCCGTACCACCTGCCGCCCTCTCCTTCGGCAACCGACTCTCCGATTTCTTTTTTCTTTTCTCACGGTACGAACTCGATCGTTGCCAAGTCCCGGAAGAACCATGGAAGACTTTTCACTAA